Within the Bacillus pumilus genome, the region TCAATAAAAGATCAGGCTATGGTAAATTGAAACAAAAAGGAGGTACGAGATGATGAAAAGGACAGCCATTGTAACTGGTGCCAATAGCGGCTTTGGCAAGCTCATCACGATAGGCCTCGCCAAACAAGGCTATACAGTGATTGCAGGTGTCAGGCAGGAAGCCAATGCGAAAAAGCTTGCCGAAGAAATCGAGCAAGCCTCTTTATCTGAAGCAATACATATTGCAGCATTAGATGTGACCGACACGCAGTCGATTCAAGTATTTCAGAAAAAGCTACATACTTACGCCCCCATTACCTTGCTTGTCAACAATGCCGGAACAGCCTATGCCGGTTTTGCTGAAGAGGTTCCTGTTGATACGTTCCGCCAGCAATTTAATGTCAATGTTTTCGGAGTCATGGAAGTGACACAAGCCGTCCTTCCGTTTATGACAAATGGTGCAAAGATATTCAATATGAGCAGCATCAGCGGATTAATGGGAATGCCCGCACTTTCTCCTTATGTATCCTCCAAGTTTGCTTTAGAGGGCTACACAGAGAGCTTACGCATTGAACTTGCCTCGTTCGGTATACAGGCAGCCTTGATCGAACCAGGCTCTTTCCAAACGAATATTTGGAACACGTCTATGAACGAGCACATGTTACAACCAGAAGAAGGCTCAAAATACATACACCTCTATCAAAAGATGATGGCTCATATCAATGCTCAAAAATCAAACTACGGGGACCCGCGTGAAGTCGCAGAGCTTGTGATTCGATTAGCCGAGAAGAAGCGGCTGAAAAAGCTGAGATATCCAATTGGGAAAGGAGTGCGACTTTCATTTACCGCAAAGCAGCTCTTACCTTGGAGCATGTGGGAAAAAATCATATTACGTACACTCTCTTCAAAAAAATAAGCATAAAAAAACAGGTAGACCTTTAACGTCCACCTGTTTTTTTCATTTATTCAGTTTCAGACTGTCCAAGAGTAATATCTAAGTTCTTGTTTTTCCCTTCACGAATAACAGTCATTGTTGTTTTATCGCCAACTTTTGTTTCTTTGTACAAAATTTCTTTTAGCTGAGAGCTGTTCGCCACGTTTTTCCCTTTAAACTTGATGATGACATCTCCAGACTTCAAGCCTGCTTTTTGTGCAGGTGATCCTTTTGATACATCCTTTACGTAAATCCCTTTGCCGATTTGTTTATCAAATAGGCCAAGCGTATTTTCTTGATACGTTTCAGGCACTTGCTCAAGGTCAATCATTTGTACGCCAAGGTAAGGACGTTCAACCTTTCCGTTTTTCAACAGCTCATCTACAATCGGTTTGACATCGTTACTTGGAATCGCAAAGCCGAGTGATTCCACACCGCTTTCGCTAATTTTCAAGCTGTTGATACCGATGACTTGACCATCTGTATTGATAAGCGGTCCACCGCTGTTTCCTGGATTGATCGCTGCATCTGTTTGCAGTACATTCATTTCCACCGTACCAGATGACGTGTTCGCTTCAACTGTACGATCAAGACCACTGATAATTCCTTCTGTCACAGTACCAGAGAATTGGGCACCAAGCGGGTTCCCAATTGCGATTACTTTGTCTCCAGCACGGAGCTTAGAAGAATCACCAAAGCTCGCCACTTTATCAATGCCATCTGCATTGATTTCTACAACAGCTAAATCTGTCATCACGTCACTGCCGACAAGCTTCGCATCTTTTGTTTTTCCGTCATACAGTGTGACCTTCAGTTTATTGGCACCCTCGACTACGTGGTTATTTGTAATAATGTATGCTTTTTTGCCATCTTTTTTAAAGATGACACCAGAACCCGTTCCAGCTTCTGCTTCTGTAGAATCGCCGCTAAGGCCAAACGAATTTTGAGTAGTTTGATAGTTTGAGACACCCACAATGGTTGGCTCTAAATCTTCTACCATATCAGAGACATTCGTGGCATTGGTGATTTGTTTTGTTGAGAAATTCTCAGAGGTCGCCGGTTCACTTGACGCTGTTTGCGTTTGATTATTTGCGGCAGTGTCCTGTGACTGCGGCAAAAGCGGTGTAATGCCAAGCACAAGGCCTCCGCCAATAATTCCTCCAAGGATCGGACTGAGCCATGCTGCTTTCCGCTTTTTCTCCTTTTTCGACGCACGGTCATCTCCCATTTGAGGAGAATGGTTTGTCACACTCTCCTGAGTGGCAGAAGCTTCGTTTTCATGAGGTTGAAAAACGAGTTCCTTTTCTTTTTCAGGTTCGTCTATTTGTTTCTCATTCTCTTGATGTACATCTTCTTGTTGATTCAACTTCTTCTCTTCATCTTCTCTTCGAAAATCCATCGCTTACACTCCTTTACATCATGTTCATGACTTGCTTGATTCATATGTGTAGATAGGACTCATGTCCTCTTAATGGCAATATCATTGAAGATACTACATGACAATATGTCAAATTATATAATACTTATTCATAGAAAAAAAGCAAGGTGCGCACATTCGTGAAAAGCACCTATTGAACTGCCTTTTGTCTATGCCCTTTTTTCCCTTGAGCTTATCATAAACAAACATTATGGGATAATGATGAGAAGAATATGTGAAATTGTGAAAAAAGCGTGTGATTGTTGACATGCCGCCTTTGTATCCCGTTATAATGACGTTGAGAGGATGTGGAAGACTTTGTCGTACACCATTTATTTAGTGGAAGATGAACAAAACTTAAACGAACTTTTAACCAAATATTTAGAAAGTGAAAATTGGAATGTTTCCTCTTTTTTAACCGGAGAAACGGCACGCGAAGCAATGAACAAGCCGCCGCATCTATGGATTTTAGATATCATGCTGCCTGATACTGATGGCTACACACTCATTAAAGAAATTAAAGCCGCATCACCTGACGTACCGGTCATTTTCATTTCAGCACGCGATGCAGATATCGATCGTGTCCTTGGGTTAGAGCTGGGAAGCAGTGATTATATTGCGAAGCCATTTCTTCCACGCGAGCTGATCATTCGGGTGCAAAAGCTGCTTGAGCTTGTATACAAAAACAGCGATACACCGCAGCAGCAAAGTGTCACACCCGTCTCCTCCTATGTCATTCATGAGGATGTAAGAGAGGTGTATGAAGGAGATCAGCTCATTAATTTAACTTCTAAGGAATTTGACTTGCTGCTTTTATTTACACACCACCAAGGACATGCTTTTTCTCGTGAAGATATTCTCGTCAAAATTTGGGGACACGATTACTTCGGGACAGATCGTGTGGTGGATGACCTTGTCAGACGATTGCGCAAAAAAATGCCCGACTTAAAGGTCGAGACCATCTATGGATTTGGCTATAGGATGCTAAAAGGATGAAGAACAAACCACTCGCTTTTCAAATTTGGATCGTCATCTCTGGTATTTTGCTCACCATCTCGATTGTCCTGATCATCTTATTTTCGAATACATTACGAAACTTTTTCACGAATGAAATTTATAAAAATATCGAAAACGAACAACAGGTGCTCACAGAATATCCATTGAACCGAGACGGCTCGCCAAAGTCGACACCGGAAAACCGATCGGTGCAGCACATTCTGATTCCGTCAGATGAATTAAACCAAATGGCGCAATTTTTTCCGCACGCTTTTATTGAGAAAATCCAATCCTTTGTGAAAAAACAAAAAAGCGCAACGAAACGCTATTCTGAAGAGGTGAACGGCCAGCACATCTTTTTTGTCATCAAAAAAGTATCAACAGGCAATACACAATATATTCTGTTGTCTTATGCGCCAGATTCTTATCGAGACGACCTGTCTTTTACACTGTTTAAACAGCTGATCTTTATCTTGAGCACCGTTATTTTATTAAGCTGGATTCCATCGATTTGGCTTGCCCGCTATTTATCCCGTCCAATCGTTGCGTTTGAAAAGCACGTGAAGCGGATTGCACAAGAGGACTGGGACGATCCTGTCATCGTTGACCGGCAAGATGAAATCGGAAAGCTTGGTCATACCATTGAAGAAATGAGACAAAAACTCATTCAAAAGGATGAAACAGAACGGACTCTTTTGCAAAATATCTCACATGACTTAAAGACACCTGTCATGGTCATCCGCGGCTATACGCAGTCGATTAAAGATGGTATTTTTCCTAAGGGAGATCTTGAACAAACGGTGGAAGTCATTGAAGGTGAAGCGGAAAAGCTTGAGAAGAAAATCAAGGATTTGCTGTACTTAACAAAGCTTGATTATTTATCAAATCAACACCCTGCACATGCTTCCTTCCTGCTCAGTAATACGATGCTGGAAGTGGTCGACCGAATACGTTGGTCGAAAAATGAATTGCAGTGGAACGTGGACTTAGATGATGAGGCTGCTCTTGAAGGCGATCCAGAACAATGGAGCAAACTATTTGAGAATGTACTAGAAAATCAACTTCGCTACGCAAAAAGTAAAATTGACATTCAAATGAAACAGGAAGAGGATCAAATACGCATTGTCATTCGTAATGACGGTCCTCCAATTGAAGAACATATGCTATCCAACCTATATGAACCTTTTAGTAAGGGAAAAAAGGGTGAATTCGGTATCGGATTAAGCATTGTCAAAAAAATTCTCTCCATGCATCAAGCGTCTATATCTATTGAAAATGATGATCTAGGTGTATGTTATACGATCACGGTTCCAAAGAAGAGACTGTAGGTTTTTGACCGCAGTCTTTTTTAGATGAATGAATACCCATTGAAATCACGGTATGTGGCTTTGATTTTCTTGCCAGCTTGATACATCCATTTCTTTTCAATGGTTGTCTCTTTCGGCATTTTGACTTTTTCTACTTGAATTCCTTTTGCTTTCAAGCGTCTCATCATATCATCGATTTCTCTCATGGAACATCATCCTTTCACATATTTTGACCAGTTGGTCACCTTACTTTATAATATAAAGAATTACACTGTAAAAAACAAGTTACAATCTGATTAATTTTTGAAAACTTTCGTCGTTTATGACCGATAAGTCACATCTCTTTGCGCACGTTTCCTAAGACATTTGTCTCTCGGTAAGAAAGGATGACATTCATATTGAAAAAGAAAGAGAAAATGATCATTGAGGCCGGCATGAAATTGTTTGCCAGCAAAGGCTACAATACAACGTCTGTTCAGGAAATTGCGGATGAATGCCACATGTCAAAGGGTGCTTTTTATCTTTATTTTAAATCAAAGGAAGCACTGCTCATTTCAATCTTGCATTACTATTATGATAAGGTATTTACCCGGATTCATGAGGTTCAAACAGAGGGCGGCACACCAAAGGAAGCCTACCGTAAACAGCTCACTGTCTACTACGATAATATTTTGCAGCAAAAGGATTTTATTAAAATGCAGCTAAGCGATCGAGCACTGCCAATGAATGAAGAAACGCAGCAGCTCGCAAAACAAATCCGGCTTGCCACCGTTCAGCTTCACATTGATAACATTAAACAGGTATATGGAGATGTAGCGATTCCTTATATCGCTGATCTTTGTTTGACAATTGAGGGCATGAGCCACGTTTATTTCGAGCTTGCGATTTTATATGATTTTCAGCTAGAGGCTGAGGAGCTTGCCGCAACGATGATTCACCGTATCGATGATTTGATGGGCGGTATGATGGAGCGAGATGATCTTCCGCTTATCTCTGTAGATCAAGCGAGCAATTGGTTTGGTCCTATATATGAAAGGTCATTCGACCCGCTGACAGAATCTCTTCTAAAAGAATTAAGAGAGCAGGCTGAAGCACACTATGCAGTGAAAGACGAGCCTGATTTATTTGAAGCACTCGGCATTTTAGAAAATGAATTAAACAAACAGAAACCTAGACAAGTCATCGTGAAAGGCATGCTGTATCAATTAAAATTATACACACCTCTTCAGACCCACTCTGAATCACTTTTGCGTATTTTGAAAGAGGATCATTTGTAAAACCCAAGGCATTCCTTGGGTTTTATTTTTGTTCACATCACATTCAATGGAAAAACCAGGGGCAAACGCCCCTGGTTTCTTATTTTGCTTTCGGTGTCACCATTTCTTCTGGTTTCACAAACTCTTCAAACTGCTCTTCTGTTAACAGCTCTAATTGAAGTGCTGCTTCTTTTAACGTTAAACCTTCTTTATGAGCAAGTTTTGCAATTTTCGCTGCATT harbors:
- a CDS encoding S1C family serine protease, translated to MDFRREDEEKKLNQQEDVHQENEKQIDEPEKEKELVFQPHENEASATQESVTNHSPQMGDDRASKKEKKRKAAWLSPILGGIIGGGLVLGITPLLPQSQDTAANNQTQTASSEPATSENFSTKQITNATNVSDMVEDLEPTIVGVSNYQTTQNSFGLSGDSTEAEAGTGSGVIFKKDGKKAYIITNNHVVEGANKLKVTLYDGKTKDAKLVGSDVMTDLAVVEINADGIDKVASFGDSSKLRAGDKVIAIGNPLGAQFSGTVTEGIISGLDRTVEANTSSGTVEMNVLQTDAAINPGNSGGPLINTDGQVIGINSLKISESGVESLGFAIPSNDVKPIVDELLKNGKVERPYLGVQMIDLEQVPETYQENTLGLFDKQIGKGIYVKDVSKGSPAQKAGLKSGDVIIKFKGKNVANSSQLKEILYKETKVGDKTTMTVIREGKNKNLDITLGQSETE
- the spxO gene encoding anti-adapter protein SpxO, translated to MREIDDMMRRLKAKGIQVEKVKMPKETTIEKKWMYQAGKKIKATYRDFNGYSFI
- a CDS encoding TetR/AcrR family transcriptional regulator, coding for MKKKEKMIIEAGMKLFASKGYNTTSVQEIADECHMSKGAFYLYFKSKEALLISILHYYYDKVFTRIHEVQTEGGTPKEAYRKQLTVYYDNILQQKDFIKMQLSDRALPMNEETQQLAKQIRLATVQLHIDNIKQVYGDVAIPYIADLCLTIEGMSHVYFELAILYDFQLEAEELAATMIHRIDDLMGGMMERDDLPLISVDQASNWFGPIYERSFDPLTESLLKELREQAEAHYAVKDEPDLFEALGILENELNKQKPRQVIVKGMLYQLKLYTPLQTHSESLLRILKEDHL
- a CDS encoding oxidoreductase, with the translated sequence MMKRTAIVTGANSGFGKLITIGLAKQGYTVIAGVRQEANAKKLAEEIEQASLSEAIHIAALDVTDTQSIQVFQKKLHTYAPITLLVNNAGTAYAGFAEEVPVDTFRQQFNVNVFGVMEVTQAVLPFMTNGAKIFNMSSISGLMGMPALSPYVSSKFALEGYTESLRIELASFGIQAALIEPGSFQTNIWNTSMNEHMLQPEEGSKYIHLYQKMMAHINAQKSNYGDPREVAELVIRLAEKKRLKKLRYPIGKGVRLSFTAKQLLPWSMWEKIILRTLSSKK
- a CDS encoding response regulator transcription factor; this translates as MSYTIYLVEDEQNLNELLTKYLESENWNVSSFLTGETAREAMNKPPHLWILDIMLPDTDGYTLIKEIKAASPDVPVIFISARDADIDRVLGLELGSSDYIAKPFLPRELIIRVQKLLELVYKNSDTPQQQSVTPVSSYVIHEDVREVYEGDQLINLTSKEFDLLLLFTHHQGHAFSREDILVKIWGHDYFGTDRVVDDLVRRLRKKMPDLKVETIYGFGYRMLKG
- a CDS encoding sensor histidine kinase, producing MKNKPLAFQIWIVISGILLTISIVLIILFSNTLRNFFTNEIYKNIENEQQVLTEYPLNRDGSPKSTPENRSVQHILIPSDELNQMAQFFPHAFIEKIQSFVKKQKSATKRYSEEVNGQHIFFVIKKVSTGNTQYILLSYAPDSYRDDLSFTLFKQLIFILSTVILLSWIPSIWLARYLSRPIVAFEKHVKRIAQEDWDDPVIVDRQDEIGKLGHTIEEMRQKLIQKDETERTLLQNISHDLKTPVMVIRGYTQSIKDGIFPKGDLEQTVEVIEGEAEKLEKKIKDLLYLTKLDYLSNQHPAHASFLLSNTMLEVVDRIRWSKNELQWNVDLDDEAALEGDPEQWSKLFENVLENQLRYAKSKIDIQMKQEEDQIRIVIRNDGPPIEEHMLSNLYEPFSKGKKGEFGIGLSIVKKILSMHQASISIENDDLGVCYTITVPKKRL